In Vitis riparia cultivar Riparia Gloire de Montpellier isolate 1030 unplaced genomic scaffold, EGFV_Vit.rip_1.0 scaffold303_pilon_pilon, whole genome shotgun sequence, one genomic interval encodes:
- the LOC117909730 gene encoding LOW QUALITY PROTEIN: E2F-associated phosphoprotein-like (The sequence of the model RefSeq protein was modified relative to this genomic sequence to represent the inferred CDS: inserted 2 bases in 2 codons) produces the protein MAESTQKTEPPESSRVSDSPREMEGEEHLKSPTDSQKTISDDDEIDYSIKPEFYDXDLDEKDELWVQKKRKGRTTSDAVLSCPGCFTTLCLECQRHEKYVTQYRAIFVVNCNIKSEQVLPQRSIKPKRGKRGRESDKSEPVSVDGETFKPVHCGVCSXEVGAIDEDEVYHFFNILPSFCLRAHLMERLKLVA, from the exons ATGGCCGAGTCCACTCAGAAAACTGAACCACCCGAGTCAAGCCGAGTTTCCGATTCACCGAGAGAGATGGAAGGAGAAGAGCACTTGAAGTCCCCAACTGATTCacagaaaacaa TCTCTGATGACGATGAAATAGACTACTCCATCAAACCAGAATTTTATG CAGATCTTGATGAGAAAGATGAATTATGGGttcagaagaaaagaaaagggcgTACTACTTCTGATGCTGTGCTTAGCTGCCCAGGTTGTTTTACCACCCTCTGCCTAGAATGCCAAAG GCACGAGAAATATGTGACCCAGTACAGGGCCATTTTTGTTGTTAACTGCAATATCAAGAGTGAACAAGTGTTGCCGCAAAGAAGCATAAAACCAAAAAGGGGCAAAAGAGGAAGGGAGTCTGATAAGAGTGAACCTGTTTCTGTTGATGGTGAAACATTCAAGCCAGTACACTGTGGAGTTTGCT ACGAAGTTGGAGCCATTGACGAAGATGAGGTTTATCATTTCTTCAATATTCTTCCAA GCTTTTGCCTTAGGGCTCACCTCATGGAAAGGCTCAAACTTGTGGCTTAA